TCCGGCTCACGAAGAGGAGGATGGGCACGAGGCCGAGGGCGAGCGCGAGGAAGGGCAGCCCCGGATGCAGGGGCAGCAGGCCCAGGCCGGCGAGCAGCAAGACGAGCGCCAGCGCCCCGAGCCAGGACCAGGTGGCGACGCGGCGCAGCCGGTGCGTGTATTCGGTGGCGTCCACCCCTCACCCCCCTGGCGGCGCGGGCCAGCCGTAGGCGATCTCCACGAGGTCCCGGTCGCCGATGACGATCCGCTGCTCGGCGAATGGCGCTCCGCCCATGTGCTCGTAGAAGCCGCGATTCGGATTGTCGCGCAGGACCCAGAGCATGAACGAGGCGATTCCCTGCGCGGCCAGCGCCGCCGCGGCGGCGAGGAAGAGGCGCCGCCCGCAGCCGCGGCCCTGCTGGTTCCGGAGCAGGTAGATGGCATAGAGTTCGCCCGCGAAACCCCGCGCCGGTTCGCGCGCCGGACCGGCTGCCGCGAAGCCGACGATCGCCCCGCCCGCTTCCGCGACGACCAGGCCCGGCGCCTGCCGTGGGTCCCCGAGTTCCCGCCGCCACAACTCGGCGCGCCGGTCGACGCTGAGCCCCGCCAGGTGCTCGGCGGGGACGAGGCCCCGGTAGGTCTCGCGCCACGCCTGGATGTGGACGCGCGCGATGGCTTCGGCATCGGCGAGGGTCGCCTGGCGCACCAGCACCGGCGCCGGCGGCGCATCGCGCGGCGGGGAACCGCGGCCGTTCACTGTACCTCCCGCGCCCGCGTTCGCGGGCAGCACTGAATCCCGCACCGATCAGACCCCGCGCCCTCCACTCAAGCGCCAGAACGCGAAGTTCAGGCTCGCCGCGTAGCCGACCCAAATGAAGTAGGGCAGGAGCAGCGCGCCGGCGAGCCGATCCACTCGCCAGAATAGCACGGCGACGCCCAGGATCGCGAACCCCAAGACCACGATCTCCAGGCCCACGAGATCGATGCGCTGCCGCCCGAAGAACAGGTAGGACCAGAGGGCGTTCAGTGCGAGCTGCCCGATGAAGAGCCCCAAGGCCGTGCCGGCACCGCTGAAGCCCGCCCGTCGCCAGACGAGCCAGGCGGCCACGCCCATCGCGAGGTAGAGCGCCATCCACACCGGCCCGAAGACCGCGCTGGGCGGCGTCCAGCCCGGCTTGCTGAGCGCGGCGCCCTCCCCCACGACGGTGGGATGGACGATGCTCTCGATGAGTTGCGGCCGATGCGCGCGTGGAGCGGCGTCACCAGGCCCAGCCACAGGCTCGACAGGTAGGGAGTGAGCACCGGCACGCCTGCCGCGCCCAGGACGCGGCCGACTTCCTGCCGGCTGCGCACGTGGGGCGAGAGCTCTTCCTCCTCACGGCCCAGGCCGCCCAGGTAGATGATCCGCGTCGAGACTCGACCGGTCGAGGACGTCCCCCCACGTAGCCGCTGGCCCCCGTGAGCAGGACGAGCGCGTGGTCGGCACCGGGCATTGTCGGCATCCCCCTCGTCGCCCACCAGCGGGGTCCTCCCCCCGGCCGCTCGCGACGCAGGCTAGGAGCCGGCCGCCGCCCGGGGAAGCCCAATCCAGCGTAACGCCCGCGTAACGGCCCCGATCCACACTTCTCCCGCGCGCGCAGGACAGCGCGCGGGACGCTCGGGAGGGTAAACATGCGACGCAGTCTGATCATCGCCGCGCTGATCGCGCTGGCGACCCCGGCCGCCGCCCAGGATGCCTGGGAGTGGATCGGGCCGGAGTACACGAACACCGCCGTCATCGCTGTCGACGCGGACGGTGCGATCTTCATCAGCGGGCTCTACATGGGCATTCGCAGGAGCGTGGACGACGGCGTCACCTGGACCGACCTGCCCGGCGGACCCGGCGATCCGACCGAGATGGTCGTGACCGGCGCGGGCACGCTCGTGTCCACCGACATGTGGGGCTACGGCGTCCTCGTGACGAGCGACAAGGGCGAGAACTGGACGCGCGTGATCGTGCACGACCAGTACGAGTGGGTCTCACAGCTCGCGGTGCATCCCCTGACCGGCGACGTTTACGCGGCCGTCAACGACGGCGGCGGGCTGCACTACTCCTACGACGGCGGCTACAACTGGCAGCCCACCGCCGCGAGCCCGCTCTGCACGATCTACTGGGATCTGGCCGCGGGCGGGAACGCCGGCATGTGGGTGAAGGGCGACGCGAGCCTCTGGCGCTCGGACGACTACGCCGCGAGCTGGGACGAGCTCGGCGTGCCGGCCAGCACCGAGGAGGGCGGCGAGCTCTTCTTCGCCCCCAGCTTCGCGCTCTTCATGACGGGCTACGATCCCAATGCAGGCGGCACGCATCTGCTGCGCTCCTGGGACTTCGGGGACACCTGGACCGAGTTGACCGAGGGCCTGCCGGAAGCGGAATTCGCCTGTTTCGATGACATCGTCTTCGGCAATGACTGCGGCACGATGCTGATGGCGGACGGCTGCAACGGCGTCTACCGCTCGCCGGACATGGGCGACCACTGGACGCCCTACATGGAGGGCCTGACGGCGACGGACATCATCGCCCTCGTCAACGGGCCGACCGGCGTGCACTACGCGGCATCCCTGGGCAGCGGCGTGTTCAAGAACGCGCGCGACGCCGTGGCGGCCCCCGAGTCGCCGGCCGCGCCGCGCGCGCTGCTTGCGCAGAACCACCCGAACCCCTTCAACCCGTCGACGACGCTCAGCTTCACGCTCGGCGAGGCGGGCCCCGTGCGCCTCACCCTGCACGATGCGCAGGGCCGCCGCTTGCGCACGCTGGTGGCGGGGATGTACGCGGCGGGCACGCACGAGTTGACGCTCGACGCCTCCGGTCTCGCGAGCGGCAGTTACCTCTGCCGGCTGGAGGCGAGCGGCGAGCGGCAGGCGCGGCGGATCACCTTGCTGAAGTGAGGGGCGCGCCGCCTAGCGCGCGAGCAGCTTGAAGAGGAGGAGGATCACCGCCGCGGCCAGCAGCAGGCTCCCGAAGCGCGTGAGCAAACGGATGCCGCTCACGGCGCGGTCTTGCGCGTAGCGCTCCGGGCGGCGCAGGACGTCGAGCTTGCGCATGGCGCGTCCGTAGGGCTCCTGGTCGCCGCGCCAGCTCCGGCGGGCCTGAACCAGCCCCGCCACGATGGCGAGAACGCCGAGCACGAGGAGAATCACGAAGACGATTTCGCGCAGATCAGTGGTCTCGCTCATCGCCGCTCCTTATCCAGGCCGGCGCCGGGGCAGCCAGCGCCCGACCTGCGCGCAGTACGCCGCGCACTCGCGGCCGAAGCGGGCGCGCAGAGGCGGTTCCTCGTCGCCGCATACGAAGAGCTGGAAACCTGCCGCCACCAGCAGCCCATAGCCGAGCAGGATAGTCGATCGAAAGAGCAGGGCCCAAGCGAAAATCAGCGTCAGGACCGCTAGGTACATCGGATTGCGGGTCAGGCGGTAGAGGCCGCGCACGACCAGGCGCTGCGGCGCGGCGCTGGGCGCCGGCGTGCCGCGCCCGTGGCGAGCGAGGTCCCAGATGCACCAGAGGCTCATGCGCCCTCGCGGCAGGCCGCCGTGCCCGGGACTCGCGCCTGGAGCGGCGCATGGCTGGCCGCCTCAGCCTTCATCGGGGATCTCGGCCTCGACCAGCTTCGCCAGCAGGAAGAGCGACTCCTGCCAGCCGAGGTGGCAGGCCTCCAGGGGAATCACCGCCGGAATGCTCTCCTGCACGATGCTCAGCTCGGTGCCCACGCTCACGGCCTTCAGCGTGACCGTGGTCGTCATCTCGCCGGAAAGGTTCGGGTCGTCGAAGGCATCCGTGTAGCGCAGGCGCGCTCCCGGCACCAGCTCGACGAACCGGCCGCCGAAGCCGTGAGTCCTGCCGGTCGAGAAGCTCGTGAAGGACATCTAGTAGCCGCCGCCCACACGGGCGTCCAGCTGGTGAACCTTGCCGGTGAAGCCGTGCGGCGGCAGCCACTTCGCCATGGCGTCGGCATCGAGGAAGGCGCCCCAGACGCGCTCGGGCGTCGCCTGGAGAACACGGTGGAGACGTACGGTGCCGGTGGACATCGCCGCTGCCCTTCGCGTTGAGGTGAGGGCCGTGCGAGTATGCGCGAGCAGGACGGGGCGCCGCAGGGCGAGCCGGCCGCCCAGCGGAAAGAAGCGCAGCGGACCCGATTATCGGGCGGCGTCACTTTCCCTGTCGGCGGGGCTTGGCAGCGCTTGCGGTTTTCCTTAGGCTGCTCCTGACGAGTCGCTGTCATCCACGAACGAGTAAACCAAGGAGAACGCTCATGCGTGCACTCGCCCTCACCGCCGCCATCTGCCTCGGGCTGGCCGGCGCCGCGATCGCCAAGGACGAGCAACCGGCTTCGATGAGTCACGAGGACATGATGAAGGCCTACGCGGCCGCCGCTGCGCCCGGCGCTGCCCACGCCCTGCTCGCCAAGAGCGCCGGCCACTGGAACGCCACCGTCAAGTCCTGGCAGGACCCCGCCGGCGAGCCGATGGTCTCCACGGGGACCGAGGAGGCGGAGATGATCTTCGGCGGCCGCTACCTGCAATCCCACTTCCGGGGCGACATGATGGGACAGCCCTTCGAGGGGATGGGTACGCTGGGCTACGACAACGGGAAGAGGAAGTACGTCGGCACCTGGTTCGATTCCATGGGCACGGGGATCATGAGCTACGAGGGCGACTACGACGCCCAGAAGCAGGAGCTCGTCTGCCGCGGGTCCTATGTCGACCCCCTGATGGGGGTGGAAACGAAAGTCCGCCTCGTCACCCGCTTCCTCAGTGATGACGCGCATACATTCGAGTTCTGGGGCCCCGCGCCCGGCACCGACAAGGAGGTCAAGTGGATGGAGATGAGCTACTCCCGCGCTGTGGCGGGGCGTTGACGATCACCGGCAGCTTGCCCGCCCAGGCCCGCCAGGTCTCGGCAGCGGTCACGAGTTCGGCCATGAAGTGGGCGACGCTCGCCCTGTCGGTGTCGCCCGGCCTGGCGAGG
This window of the bacterium genome carries:
- a CDS encoding DUF1579 domain-containing protein yields the protein MRALALTAAICLGLAGAAIAKDEQPASMSHEDMMKAYAAAAAPGAAHALLAKSAGHWNATVKSWQDPAGEPMVSTGTEEAEMIFGGRYLQSHFRGDMMGQPFEGMGTLGYDNGKRKYVGTWFDSMGTGIMSYEGDYDAQKQELVCRGSYVDPLMGVETKVRLVTRFLSDDAHTFEFWGPAPGTDKEVKWMEMSYSRAVAGR
- a CDS encoding isoprenylcysteine carboxylmethyltransferase family protein — protein: MSLWCIWDLARHGRGTPAPSAAPQRLVVRGLYRLTRNPMYLAVLTLIFAWALLFRSTILLGYGLLVAAGFQLFVCGDEEPPLRARFGRECAAYCAQVGRWLPRRRPG
- a CDS encoding GNAT family N-acetyltransferase, with protein sequence MRDSVLPANAGAGGTVNGRGSPPRDAPPAPVLVRQATLADAEAIARVHIQAWRETYRGLVPAEHLAGLSVDRRAELWRRELGDPRQAPGLVVAEAGGAIVGFAAAGPAREPARGFAGELYAIYLLRNQQGRGCGRRLFLAAAAALAAQGIASFMLWVLRDNPNRGFYEHMGGAPFAEQRIVIGDRDLVEIAYGWPAPPGG
- a CDS encoding T9SS type A sorting domain-containing protein, encoding MRRSLIIAALIALATPAAAQDAWEWIGPEYTNTAVIAVDADGAIFISGLYMGIRRSVDDGVTWTDLPGGPGDPTEMVVTGAGTLVSTDMWGYGVLVTSDKGENWTRVIVHDQYEWVSQLAVHPLTGDVYAAVNDGGGLHYSYDGGYNWQPTAASPLCTIYWDLAAGGNAGMWVKGDASLWRSDDYAASWDELGVPASTEEGGELFFAPSFALFMTGYDPNAGGTHLLRSWDFGDTWTELTEGLPEAEFACFDDIVFGNDCGTMLMADGCNGVYRSPDMGDHWTPYMEGLTATDIIALVNGPTGVHYAASLGSGVFKNARDAVAAPESPAAPRALLAQNHPNPFNPSTTLSFTLGEAGPVRLTLHDAQGRRLRTLVAGMYAAGTHELTLDASGLASGSYLCRLEASGERQARRITLLK